From Gadus morhua chromosome 14, gadMor3.0, whole genome shotgun sequence:
AGAGTGTCATTCATCCTGGTTTGCAACAGAAGATATGTGCAAGAGAACGGGCACCCAAACATATTGTGCCCAGGTTCAGATAACAGAGGTCAGTGTTAATGATCAGAGATGGTTATATGCAGATGGGATCTCTATCTGTGGAAACATCAGTGATAATGGTTATGAAACAATCagcaatgcattgcatttaatATCCTGTTATCGGATTTCCCTGCCATTAAAGCTTTTGAGTGCTGTTGCAGAAAAAATGTATGAGTAACTGGTAAATATTGAGCACTTTGGCAAGTCATGCTGGGATCCTCTGTTGAGGATATACTTCACTCAGACGTTGAGTTCATGGCGTCAGACTTCACAGCCTCTACTAAGAAGCTGAGTTCGTTGCACAGTGTCTCGTGTCTGTAGGCCAACCGGATCTGGGCCACATTAGTGCGGCGGATGTCATTCCCTTCATGTCCATCTTTCAAGTAGTTCCCTCCGATGAAGTGCTGCTTTTCCTTTCAAGATAAAAAATACAAAGtcaaataataattaatctACATATTCATTGAATCATGGATCGATGAGCTCAGTgcgagagaggtgagagagagagagagagagagagagagagagagagagagagagatttaacaATAGTCCCTCTACCTGGTGAGAGAGGCCACTCTGCAGGACACTGTTCCTTGCTAtctcacacacatcacaggTGCTGAGCTTCCACAGCTGAGCCGCAATGGCGTACTCTTCCATCAATGGCTCCTAGAATGtaccaaaacacaaaaaaacacatgaacaaAACAATCTAACTGCTATTCTGTACAGTCTTCAGCGTACAAACATGCAGTATTTGAGCGGTGGAGCATTCAAACACTAGTGGTACCGGGCGGCCAAGCGTGAGTACCTTGGTGTAGTGGAACTGCATGGGGTCATCTGTGGACAAGGAGACACAGAGGCCCTTGTGCAAAAACTCTCTCAGAGGATTTTTGGAATATTCCAGGAAGAGGCTGTTGTTGCTCAGTGGTGACATTGCGATGGGTACCTGGGCCAAGTAGTACAGGTACTGCAGCACAGGGCTCTGGAAGTAAGACAGTTGCATAGTTGCCATGGATACACTGCCATGGATACACTTTGTTTGTGCTTCCCAAGGAAGCACAAACAAATAGCTCCAGTCCTCAATGCAATGACGATTCTCAACGTTTATGACTGACAAGGGTATGTAATTCATGTATGCAAACACAAGATCTggtatttaattattttcattCCCGATTGCACACAAGAGTGAAATGCATCCTTGTTTAAAAGTGACCTGAACATTTGAACCTGAACCCACAGAAGCCTCCATCTTGCATGGGATAAGAGATCAACCCAGCGTGATGTGGCCTACCTTCTTGAGGTTGAGCCCATGTGAGATGTTGTCAGCGGTGAGAAAAGCAGACACCAGATGAGTGATGGAGCCAGCTTCTCCGCAGTGTGGACGGAACTGGAAGGTGCTCATGCCGCGCTCTCTGGAGAACGTTGTTGTGTTGAAATAAGTCATGTACAAGTTAATGATGTTGTGTATAAGAGATGAGCGAGGGATCAGACCCCACGGAGAGTAATGactgtgtgtttatgaggaCATTGACATACCGAACATAAATATTGACATCTTAGCATAAATATTTCACACCAACACTCACATGATGTTGAACTAAACAATTATTCTGGCAGAAGTAATGGTGTTCCTTTCAATGATCTCCCCAAGTTAACTTGAGGTTGAAGAATGTTTACGTCCCCAAAGGGGGTAATCAGTCAGTTTCCATTTTGTTTCAAAACTGAAGCAATGACTGACCCTGAAACTGAAAGTGACCCTGAGCTTCAGGGCCGCTGTGCTCGACGCTTACCTCCGAAGGTTGTTGAGAACCATGATGTTGGCGTACATGTGGAAGAGGTAGTAGCTGTACGGGGGGTTGTTGTCTGCGGTCCACTGCTCTGGCTTGGGGCTCTTGTAAGAGAACAGGTGGTCGCTATGTTTGGACTCATCGTCCACACTGTCAAATCCAGTGACCTTCATtcatataaataaaatagatgACTTCAATAAAATGGAACAGAGTACGCAAATATAAATGTTCCTGGGATAGTTATTCTGAATTGTGAAGGATATTATTGCCTTACATATTTGAGGAAGACATGAAGCTCTTTGTGCTTCTGAGGGTTAACAGTGGCCTCAAATAGAGGCAAGAACACGTTCTCCAGCATCTTTCCAAAGTTGGGGATCAATTTCTTTGACTTGAAAATATCACTAAAACATGGGAGAATAGTCattaacacaaaacacacccagACTACAAAATTGTCAGCTCTGTTGCCGCAATTCTCCTGGTGGAGCACTTACTATATTCTGGGCACTTGAATAATCCATCTCATGTTGGGAGAGTGCACTCTGTGGTCGATAAACCACTTGGACAAGCTGTCCCACTCATCTGGAGAGCGTCCGTAAATGGACAGGCGGGGCTCTGCGTGCTGGTACTTACTCTCTTCTAGATCGTGGGCCACTTCctgacgaaaaaaaaaaaagatccataGCAATATCACATTCCAATGCTGTAAATGCTAACCCTCGTTATAATTCATACGTAGTGATAGTACTGTGTTAATATTGTGTTCTTGACTTGCCTTTACAATCCGGGCAAAGTACTCTCCGTGGATTAAGTTGTCAGCTTTCAGGTAGATATCCCGCAGTTCACTTGCTCCCACTGGGTTGTACTTGGAATTGAACTTGTCAAACCGGTGGAAAGTCTGTCTCCCCTAAAAAGATGATCATAGATTGTCATACTCATTAAGTTATTATTATGACTTCTACCAGTGTACACATTCTCACTTTTTGATTTCCTTTTTGTCCTATTCATTTTTTGACAATTCTGTCTGGGTTCAAACTAGCACATGCTCCTCATTACCAATGCAATCCTAACTAGAAGGAGTGCGGTTCTGTCTCTATCTCATCGTTCTGCTCATGGGAATACAAATGTCTATTAGATGAGCAGAATGCATTCATCGACAAAAAGTGCCCACTTTCCACCACAAGGCCTGATCCTAAGTAGCCTATTACCGCGTGTACATCCAGGGAGTCCACGGTGAGGTCGTATGGGTCCATGTTGAGGCTGTGGAAGACCTCCCTGAGAGTCATCTGCTGCCCATCCTTCTCCAGCACCACGCGCTCGGCCTCCGTCTTGTAGGTGGTCTGGATGAAGGCCAGCAGGTGCTTCTGGGACATGCATGCTGcggcgtggatgtgtgtgtctacctggaAATGGCACCGCACGACATGTATCCTTTATCGTATAAAAATGGGATGATCTATACTCTGGATCGAAAATATAAAACCCCAAAAGAACGTGCCTTCCTGACGTTGTAGAAATCTCTGTGCGGCACTCCTTTCAGTTCCTTGAGCTCTGCCATTTCGTTGAGCATTTCATGAAGGTAGAACTTTGAACCTAGGAAGTTTAGTCGTCTGTGGCAATAGGTTTTCCTGTAACACACAAAACATGCGAATTGTTATGTCTGTACCACGGCTAATAGGAACACTAAACTCAACAAAAATGCCAGTCATCCTCTAGTAGCGAAGCTAAAGTGCCTTTTTATTGGGTTATAGTCACTCACGTGGGTCCATCTGCAATCATAGCCAACACGGGGCTTAGGTCTATCGCAAAAGTCTCCAAGTCTGGGTATGGGAGGTTCCGAGGTTTGTTCTCCCTCAGAGCCTCAAGATTGTCATAGACGTTCACAATCCCATCTTTCATTTTCAGTTCAAAGCCCAGATTCTCTGGGATGTTCTCCATGCTGTAGGGATCCTCTCCATTCCTTGGACATGGGCAGACATCTACAACACGCAACATGTTGTAGACAAGTATTACAATTGGGCTTTTGAAGAAAACTAAAGTTTGTTTTTAAAGCAGCACTTGCATTTTCATGACCAAATGTTGACCGACCAAGTGAATAGACAATCTATATTATACAAGTGGCTCGTAAATGCTCAGAAGTTACATTCTTTCCTACCCGGCAAGACCTCATCTTCCTCGGTCCATAGCTCGTTCTCAGTACTGCGGAGGTACTTTGACGTGGTTCGGAAAAATCTGTGATATGCTAGTTTTGAATACTTCTCACGAATACGCAGAGCCTTCAGGAGGCTCTTTGCCGCTTGTTCATAGTCCTCCACTGTGATCTGGAATTAAAGAAGAGCTTTCCCACTAATTGATCATAATATGAATGTGTCCACAATCATATCAATTGTTATATATCTCAGTATGTGATGTAAGACACTACTCTAATTTTGCATTACCTGCGACATTAAATGTACATCAGATATAAGTTCTATCATTTGAGCCTCTATTGCCTGATTGGTTCGGGTCAagcatcttgcctgtcaatcacatgtTTGTGAATGCATAACAATGTCGAAGAAATGTAGGGGGGGGGCGAAGAGACAAGTGTTTGGTGGTTCAaatcaagtctctctctctctctctctctctctctctct
This genomic window contains:
- the ampd3a gene encoding AMP deaminase 3 isoform X2, which codes for MNNFPYIIGSGFSVNANMPRQFPKITLSEADEEVRLLAERVYASALKEEGNKDVISMFTVPEEDCPIGFRQAKERELLRELAEQHSEESTKRKKSFKMIRSQSMSLQGIANPEWTRSLGATPFVSPSSTCSSLLEGLPEYQRVTISGDYCAGITVEDYEQAAKSLLKALRIREKYSKLAYHRFFRTTSKYLRSTENELWTEEDEVLPDVCPCPRNGEDPYSMENIPENLGFELKMKDGIVNVYDNLEALRENKPRNLPYPDLETFAIDLSPVLAMIADGPTKTYCHRRLNFLGSKFYLHEMLNEMAELKELKGVPHRDFYNVRKVDTHIHAAACMSQKHLLAFIQTTYKTEAERVVLEKDGQQMTLREVFHSLNMDPYDLTVDSLDVHAGRQTFHRFDKFNSKYNPVGASELRDIYLKADNLIHGEYFARIVKEVAHDLEESKYQHAEPRLSIYGRSPDEWDSLSKWFIDHRVHSPNMRWIIQVPRIYDIFKSKKLIPNFGKMLENVFLPLFEATVNPQKHKELHVFLKYVTGFDSVDDESKHSDHLFSYKSPKPEQWTADNNPPYSYYLFHMYANIMVLNNLRRERGMSTFQFRPHCGEAGSITHLVSAFLTADNISHGLNLKKSPVLQYLYYLAQVPIAMSPLSNNSLFLEYSKNPLREFLHKGLCVSLSTDDPMQFHYTKEPLMEEYAIAAQLWKLSTCDVCEIARNSVLQSGLSHQEKQHFIGGNYLKDGHEGNDIRRTNVAQIRLAYRHETLCNELSFLVEAVKSDAMNSTSE
- the ampd3a gene encoding AMP deaminase 3 isoform X1, which produces MLRGNSALIKQKSSPCLAKDMPRQFPKITLSEADEEVRLLAERVYASALKEEGNKDVISMFTVPEEDCPIGFRQAKERELLRELAEQHSEESTKRKKSFKMIRSQSMSLQGIANPEWTRSLGATPFVSPSSTCSSLLEGLPEYQRVTISGDYCAGITVEDYEQAAKSLLKALRIREKYSKLAYHRFFRTTSKYLRSTENELWTEEDEVLPDVCPCPRNGEDPYSMENIPENLGFELKMKDGIVNVYDNLEALRENKPRNLPYPDLETFAIDLSPVLAMIADGPTKTYCHRRLNFLGSKFYLHEMLNEMAELKELKGVPHRDFYNVRKVDTHIHAAACMSQKHLLAFIQTTYKTEAERVVLEKDGQQMTLREVFHSLNMDPYDLTVDSLDVHAGRQTFHRFDKFNSKYNPVGASELRDIYLKADNLIHGEYFARIVKEVAHDLEESKYQHAEPRLSIYGRSPDEWDSLSKWFIDHRVHSPNMRWIIQVPRIYDIFKSKKLIPNFGKMLENVFLPLFEATVNPQKHKELHVFLKYVTGFDSVDDESKHSDHLFSYKSPKPEQWTADNNPPYSYYLFHMYANIMVLNNLRRERGMSTFQFRPHCGEAGSITHLVSAFLTADNISHGLNLKKSPVLQYLYYLAQVPIAMSPLSNNSLFLEYSKNPLREFLHKGLCVSLSTDDPMQFHYTKEPLMEEYAIAAQLWKLSTCDVCEIARNSVLQSGLSHQEKQHFIGGNYLKDGHEGNDIRRTNVAQIRLAYRHETLCNELSFLVEAVKSDAMNSTSE
- the ampd3a gene encoding AMP deaminase 3 isoform X3, whose protein sequence is MAERTSNDMPRQFPKITLSEADEEVRLLAERVYASALKEEGNKDVISMFTVPEEDCPIGFRQAKERELLRELAEQHSEESTKRKKSFKMIRSQSMSLQGIANPEWTRSLGATPFVSPSSTCSSLLEGLPEYQRVTISGDYCAGITVEDYEQAAKSLLKALRIREKYSKLAYHRFFRTTSKYLRSTENELWTEEDEVLPDVCPCPRNGEDPYSMENIPENLGFELKMKDGIVNVYDNLEALRENKPRNLPYPDLETFAIDLSPVLAMIADGPTKTYCHRRLNFLGSKFYLHEMLNEMAELKELKGVPHRDFYNVRKVDTHIHAAACMSQKHLLAFIQTTYKTEAERVVLEKDGQQMTLREVFHSLNMDPYDLTVDSLDVHAGRQTFHRFDKFNSKYNPVGASELRDIYLKADNLIHGEYFARIVKEVAHDLEESKYQHAEPRLSIYGRSPDEWDSLSKWFIDHRVHSPNMRWIIQVPRIYDIFKSKKLIPNFGKMLENVFLPLFEATVNPQKHKELHVFLKYVTGFDSVDDESKHSDHLFSYKSPKPEQWTADNNPPYSYYLFHMYANIMVLNNLRRERGMSTFQFRPHCGEAGSITHLVSAFLTADNISHGLNLKKSPVLQYLYYLAQVPIAMSPLSNNSLFLEYSKNPLREFLHKGLCVSLSTDDPMQFHYTKEPLMEEYAIAAQLWKLSTCDVCEIARNSVLQSGLSHQEKQHFIGGNYLKDGHEGNDIRRTNVAQIRLAYRHETLCNELSFLVEAVKSDAMNSTSE